tgtgtctacAGTCAGACCAACTCTCCGCCTGCATTGCATACAGCTAGTTAGGGTTATGACAGTTATCGCTAGATTTTTTAACCAGTCACTTTTGGGGGTCTTGAAAGGCAGTAAATATAGCGACAAAGTCATATTTGGTGAAGCACTGCAGTGTCACtaacaggcctggcatatgtactgcagtgttttgagtcatttttgggGGGTGCTTCTTGAACATACATTTTCAATCTATACAACTCGCTCAATCCACTCTCTACTGTCCCCAAACCACCTCCCCAACGAGTGGGAGGTGGTTTGTATATTATAGATGGGTGGGGCAATGGGTGACGTGAGAGCAGGGTATACCGGCTATTGGCAAATCTCGAATGCAATAGCAGGTGTtcggccagagagagagaaacacacacaatatgcaTCATTCAAATACTtacaaataaattacatttggaCCTGGAACACTAAACAACATTACTCCATATCCACATACATTGGTTTCCACCTGAAAAAAGTTAAGTTCTGCTTTCATGAAAATAGGATGTATGTCAAACGACTGCAAAGGATACTCAGATCAACGTATGGGGGAACCTTGAAGCCAAATGAGAGCGCCACCATCGGGAGGTTGAGGGTGTTGATGCTGTAGATCTGTTTGAGCGAGTGCGAGTCATACGCCCTCACATACGACTTGTAAGCCTCTTGAGCAGACTTGTGCAGGTAGTAGTTCTTCTCGATCAGCTTCTCCAGCTGAGGAATGACACAGTTTTAGATTAGATCCAGGTCAACCGTCTGATACATGATTACATAACTTGAGTATTACAACTGTTGAGAcatgtttatacatttattacacatttcTGAGTGATGCAGAGTCATTACCTGAGACTGGATGTCAGAAATCTTACTCCAGGAAAATTCAAACTCGCTCAATggaaccttaaaaaaaacaacaacaaccaaaccTTAAATGACACCAACGATATACAGCCTATGTTGTCAATAGTTGTGTTTACAAAATTTCTTGTGCAAAATGTCTTCGTTCCAAAAAGATTTGTTCCATATGGAATCTACAGTTCCATCATTTACATAGTACCAAACCCGGAACTCACTTTGGAATGACTGTTTATATGAACCCTGATCTGAATGATAACCAGCATATACCAGCCCTCTCGTTCAAAATGAAATTTGTTTCCGAGTGGGCTGTATTGGATCATAGTTTTTCGCCATGTTTATATGACATTCTCTCTGAAATCTTGTGTCCCTGTACTGTAAACACTGCTCTTGTCTAAATTGGGGCAAATATTTTGatataatattttttactgTTATACAGTTTTATcatcattgttaaaaaaaaacaaaaacatgggaAGATTACAAATCTTAACCCATAAAGCACATTCAGCACAGAAGCTGTATAATTTAGAAGTAACTTAAAGAACTACAATcagttaaaaaacagataaaagcattaaaaattGTAtaaaagttcttttttttctcatgactGAGAACTGACAGGTCTATCTTTATATACACATTCATCGATTGCTGTAACACAGGCTCATTGATATGCATTTGAAAAGTAGCAGATGTAGTTTTTACCTTGGCCTGTTTGAGAAAGCGCAGGAAGCCGAGCTCCTCTGGTCGCAGGATGAGCAGTGCGTGGCCTCTTGCATTGATGCCTCGGGCTGTTCTGCCCACTCTGTGGATGTATTCCTGTGGATGCAAAGTCACAACTTAACTCACACTCCCCAGAATTCTccttttaagtttaagttaaaaataaacacctAATATCCATAAACACCAAGAGCTCTAGATATCATGTTGTCGGTCTCCATACCTTGGGGTCATCTGGAGGGTCGTACTGGACGATCCAGTCTACTTCGGGGATGTCTAGTCCTCGAGCTGCTACATCTGTGCACAGCAGGATGCCTGAATCAGCGTTGCAGAATTGGAAGAACGTGGTGGTACGTTTGGTCTGCTTCTGTTTGCCCTGGAACACAGAACATCAAGCAAAAGTCAAACAGCAGCTGATTCTATGGCAGCTGAATAGTCGGGACATTTCTTTCACAGTAGGTCATACAGACTGACAACTTTTAGCTGTTATTAGGGCAGTAAAGTCTCggtcgactggtcgatttatgagtcgatacgttctggttctggcatatttcaatgttttagtctaataatcattgatttgttttataactgcaggcgCACTCGCCCGCAACAACAGCAGCTATCTATTTGCGTCTCAGCCGCGAAGCTGAGCTTCTATGTTCAGTGTcgctctgtgtgaggacatgcacagagacaaataatctaaatattcctcaacagttgatATTGCGCTGATATCAACATAGcatagtatataatatatttttggAAATCATGCGTCATGATATTGTGCAGATGCACGTGATGCAAACGCTATTCAGAGCCATCAGCCGATTTGGAGAATCTTGACACTCCTACCAATTATTAAATACGACACAAAATACACACGTGAAGGACAATGGAAGGAAAGACTTACATGGATGGCCATGACCGGCAGGTCAATGTAGTTGAGGAGCTCATAGTGGAATTTCACAGACatacaggaggagaagaagaccaTCAGCTTCTTCTTACGGTTCTTCTTCAGGAAAGTGAAGAGCAGCAGGAATCTCTTCTCTGATGGGCACACCACATaaccctgcaacacacacaagtgaGTTTTCTTCTCGAGTGCACACGTGACTTTAGAGGCCAATGCTGATATTTGTGCTCTGCAGGGTAAAGTACCTGCTCCAGACCATCGACAGTCGCATTGTCTTTGTTGTCGTCCACCCCGACGTAGAGAGGCTCTTTCTTCAGTGATATACGAGCCAAGTCCTCAACCTTACGGGTCTGAGTGGCTGAGAACAGCATGGTCTGCCTCTTCTCTGAagaaaaaaggcacaaacatttgtcACATGTTTTTCATGTCCATGATGATGTATCATAAAGCATTACTTTTCACAATTATAAcagttaaaggggacatattatgcaaaatcaactttttaaccattttaatacttatatttgggactctggaggccctaccagtcaccaaagtgtggaaaaagaatactccgtcatgttttcgtggtccacctaagtgtaagtataggcgataaaacactcgatgttgaattccctgcgcttatgacggcagcatgcgcattttaccgcgaatgttaccgcccaccagtaagtttacttcgagagctccaccttagctccaccttgtccctgcgagagtgcaggcgagggaggaagagcggtattatgtcaacgtggagggacaagtgtgctgttggtggctgcacagtggagcacagtgttttacacaaacttccagcctcagaggattttatatatgaagctaatgttccggataaagtcagcaaacgtgtgtttgtgtgtttgcaccacttcacatcagtttattcagctcacagcgcgctgctggcgatcagcgggggcgatcagctgtgctgtccctaagtgtatttaactgatttacagttcggcactgttcagctcgatccttatgtaggacgtctcttcctgtgacggcactctcgctgttttctgcgcatgctgccatgttgatattgtcagagaactagtggagggagggggagacgagaagcagctgagcgagtgagcgctgtaaagaggacaaatcagaaaccccctggaagaagagggtgtgtgtttgcctgtgtctcatttgcatataaagggaccatgcacgaaaaccgagcgttctgaaaggggcgggtttagcagggttattgaaatgctattgtgcttcatccttatggtattttgaccaaggtatgtcactgacatgttcattaggacacaagggaactattttaatgggggaaataaggtataatatgtcccctttaaatgaTATTGGCAGTCTGTGATCTTTAGAAGAATCCTGACTGGTGTTTGGACACATCAgtgtttaacaaaaaacaagcatCGATCTTATTTGACTGAAATGCTTAAACCCGGAGTACACCCgaaataaaactacacaataaTCCAGTCCCAACAACAACGGATACCTACTCGGCAGCAGTTTGATGATCTGCTTCAGTTCCTCCTCGAAGCCCACCTCTAAGATACGGTCTGCCTCGTCGATGATTAAACACTGTAGGTTCTTGTACATGAACCCAGAAGTATTCTGTAGAAAAAGATGATCATAAAGACAAATTATGAATAATGAGCTATTAGATATACCACTTCTGTCTCTGCTGAAGCCAGGGTCCTGGCAGTAACGATGTCCTTCAGGATCAGCTCAGCTCACCTGCAGATGGTCCAGCAGACGACCAGGTGTGGCCACCAAGATGTTGACACCGTTGACCAGTCTTTGGACCTCAGCGGAGCGGTTGCTGCCCCCCATGACCAGACCGTATGTGTGCACATGGTGTGTCATCAACTCCTTCAGTACACCATAGGTCTGCATTGCCAACTCACGTGTGGGTGAAAGGACCACTACACCAGTTCCTGATAAAGGAGAAGGAAATTTGGTCAGACATCTGCAGTTGCATTCATGAGAAGTGCAACATAAATTGCTTAGACAACATGGAGCTTGCCATGTCTAAATTCATTGACAATTACTGAACAATTCAAAGAAAGTGACTTTGTTGGTGGCCTATAAGTGTAGCTGATTGGGATAACAAATTGTTATGTCACAACAGCTCAACAACTAACATGGAGCATCATATAAAAAAGTCAAGGCTAACTTTTGGATACTCCAGAAACTGTGCACTTTACTTATGaagttaaaataattaaatacactgCCATTACTGGCTATGTGTATGAGAATAATAAAGGTACCACGTGAAGCACATTTGACTACAGATGTACAAAGGTCAAACTAAATCCTATAGTTTGGCAAATtgagaaaaaagagacagacCTAAAACTATCaaacatgaagacatttttttgattattacCATTTCTGGGCATGAACTTGAGTTTGTAGATGAGCTCTATAGATGGAATGAGGAAGGCCAAGGTTTTACCACTGCCAGTTTTAGCTGCGGCAAGTACATCCCTAGCAAATACAAGAAGAAAGCACAATCATTcaatttcttaatttttctgaCTACTACAGAAttgtgtgattaaaataatactGATGCAAAAATAATTTTAGATTGGTATTTAGTCCAAAATTAGTTTAAAAATGATCTGCAATTCCGTTCTTCTCAGACTTACCTTCCTTCCAGAAGGGGGCGAATACTTTTGTGCTGGATCTCAGTCATGTGTTCGAAGCCCATTTCCGTCACTGCTTTCAGAGTGCTCTCACTCACCAATCCATCGAGAGAGGCAAATGACTTGTCTTCAAATGCCCCTGAAAATAGTATTAAATGAAACGTTTATCTAAAAGTAGGctcaaataaagaaagacaacaTGTGAGGAACAATAATTTAGGTATATTTTAAAAGATAAGGGAAGCTAATGAGGAGTGTGGATCAACATGTCCTTGTAGTTATTGCTGACAGAGGAATTATAGGTGACTCCTCTTGATGACAACTACATGAGTCTCTGTATGCCCTAGTTGACACCACTTTCATGATGGAAACATTGAAAGGGCAACACATAAAGGCGACATAACTTAATTGATTCAGTTCCTAGTTTCCAGAGTGTGTGCACAGGGTAGACCTCAAAATTTAATCTGAGGGATCGGATCAGAAGAACAAACACTCAAGATGACTCCATGCAATTTTACCACTGCTGGCAAGATAGTGCAGAATTAACAGATAAAAGGTCAGCGATATTCAACAGTTTTATACCTGTTAGTCCAGATGGTAACTCAGGTTGATCTTCCTCCTCACCATCTTCCTCTTCACCATCGTCATCCTCATTTGTCTCTACATCTGCAGCTTCATCTGATTCGGCAGCCTGCTCTTCATTGTCAGACATTTCTTCTGCTTCCACACTTTCATCTTCTTCTGACTCTGCTTTGGTTTTCTTCTCAGCTATGACAAGAATTGAGAAGTTCGTGTGAGTTACCCACTATAAGCTATAACCTAATTGCTtcatttcaaaaaagaaaatttaagCACATACCTGGTGATTCGCCAACATCAGTGAGCTTccgtttctttttcttcttctttatagAACTGTTCCCTATGCTGGCATC
This genomic interval from Solea solea chromosome 2, fSolSol10.1, whole genome shotgun sequence contains the following:
- the ddx18 gene encoding ATP-dependent RNA helicase DDX18; this translates as MADLQMKLLRKKIQKRNEKNKERKLFKKQTDDDETVNSNGLEDECSAAEAATSCKLSEKKQDKAPVEDASIGNSSIKKKKKKRKLTDVGESPAEKKTKAESEEDESVEAEEMSDNEEQAAESDEAADVETNEDDDGEEEDGEEEDQPELPSGLTGAFEDKSFASLDGLVSESTLKAVTEMGFEHMTEIQHKSIRPLLEGRDVLAAAKTGSGKTLAFLIPSIELIYKLKFMPRNGTGVVVLSPTRELAMQTYGVLKELMTHHVHTYGLVMGGSNRSAEVQRLVNGVNILVATPGRLLDHLQNTSGFMYKNLQCLIIDEADRILEVGFEEELKQIIKLLPKKRQTMLFSATQTRKVEDLARISLKKEPLYVGVDDNKDNATVDGLEQGYVVCPSEKRFLLLFTFLKKNRKKKLMVFFSSCMSVKFHYELLNYIDLPVMAIHGKQKQTKRTTTFFQFCNADSGILLCTDVAARGLDIPEVDWIVQYDPPDDPKEYIHRVGRTARGINARGHALLILRPEELGFLRFLKQAKVPLSEFEFSWSKISDIQSQLEKLIEKNYYLHKSAQEAYKSYVRAYDSHSLKQIYSINTLNLPMVALSFGFKVPPYVDLNVHSSRGAKPQKRGGGGGFGFQKSKNAHKSRIFKHVNKGKGDKRQFSR